The following proteins are encoded in a genomic region of Acetobacter oryzoeni:
- the pyk gene encoding pyruvate kinase, with product MAESTQQGSGAEQAQTCRTKIVATLGPASSDYATIRDLALAGADVFRFNFSHGTHEDHAARHAIVRRLEEELGTPIGILADMQGPKLRVGRFAAGRIILQPGATFRFDLSDVPGDEHRVNLPHPEIISAVRPGSRLLMDDGKLAVVVEKVGPDWIETRVDVGGPLSDHKGVNVPDVALPIPALTEKDRKDLAFALDLGVDYVALSFVQRAEDVAQARALVGERAAVLTKLEKPQAVENLDAILELSDAVMVARGDLGVELPPETVPLVQKRIIRAARRLGKPVVVATQMLESMISAPTPTRAEASDVATAVFDGADAVMLSAESAAGKYPREAVRIMNRILWRVEEDAGWQAHMAAARLAPEDYVADAIASAVQQVADTLKAPAIVAYTHRGPTALRIARERPTCPILGITPTHTSARRMALVWGVRAFVSAPHKPTTTVEDVVDAALDVVNRAGIGAEGDSVVIAAGVPFGVSGSTNLLRVARIG from the coding sequence ATGGCTGAATCCACACAACAGGGTTCGGGCGCAGAACAGGCGCAAACCTGCCGTACTAAAATTGTGGCCACACTCGGCCCGGCTTCTTCAGATTATGCAACCATCCGCGATCTGGCTTTGGCCGGGGCGGATGTGTTCCGCTTCAACTTCTCCCACGGCACGCATGAAGATCACGCCGCCCGCCACGCCATTGTGCGGCGGTTGGAAGAAGAACTGGGCACCCCTATTGGTATTCTGGCCGATATGCAGGGGCCAAAGCTGCGCGTGGGCCGCTTTGCCGCAGGCCGCATTATCTTGCAGCCGGGCGCCACCTTTCGGTTCGATCTGTCTGACGTGCCGGGGGATGAGCACCGCGTAAACCTGCCGCACCCAGAAATTATCAGTGCCGTGCGCCCCGGCAGCCGCCTGCTGATGGATGATGGCAAGCTGGCCGTTGTGGTGGAAAAGGTAGGGCCAGACTGGATAGAAACGCGGGTGGATGTAGGTGGCCCGCTTTCTGACCATAAAGGCGTGAACGTGCCGGATGTGGCGCTGCCTATTCCCGCCCTGACGGAAAAAGACCGCAAGGATCTGGCCTTTGCGCTGGATCTGGGGGTGGATTACGTGGCCCTTTCCTTTGTGCAGAGGGCCGAGGATGTAGCGCAGGCCCGTGCGCTGGTGGGTGAGCGCGCCGCCGTGCTGACCAAGCTGGAAAAACCGCAGGCCGTTGAAAATCTGGACGCCATTCTGGAACTGTCTGATGCAGTTATGGTGGCGCGTGGGGATCTGGGCGTTGAACTGCCGCCCGAAACCGTACCGCTGGTGCAAAAGCGCATTATTCGCGCTGCCCGCAGGCTGGGCAAACCCGTTGTGGTGGCCACCCAGATGCTGGAAAGCATGATTTCTGCCCCAACCCCCACACGGGCCGAGGCATCGGATGTGGCAACAGCCGTGTTTGATGGTGCAGATGCCGTAATGCTTTCTGCCGAATCCGCAGCGGGCAAATACCCGCGTGAGGCTGTGCGGATTATGAACCGCATTTTGTGGCGGGTGGAGGAAGATGCCGGTTGGCAGGCCCATATGGCCGCAGCCCGTCTGGCCCCGGAAGATTACGTGGCCGATGCCATTGCCAGTGCCGTGCAGCAGGTGGCAGATACGCTCAAGGCCCCGGCCATTGTGGCCTACACGCACCGCGGCCCCACGGCGCTACGTATTGCGCGTGAACGGCCCACATGCCCCATTCTGGGCATTACGCCCACACATACATCTGCCCGGCGCATGGCGCTGGTATGGGGTGTGCGGGCCTTTGTAAGCGCGCCACACAAGCCCACAACCACGGTGGAAGATGTGGTGGACGCCGCGCTGGATGTGGTCAACCGGGCGGGCATAGGGGCGGAAGGGGATTCCGTGGTGATAGCCGCCGGTGTGCCCTTTGGCGTAAGTGGGTCTACCAACCTTTTGCGCGTGGCGCGTATTGGCTGA
- a CDS encoding SMP-30/gluconolactonase/LRE family protein produces MAPPRSRLARRAMLKGITALSATVAAPVLARGADEVLPDTVRPPDVTTNPPRQWGVNAPPVYTPDPDVLVIDRSFRDLLYGNAALHRVWDKGTWLEGPAWSSQGRYLLFSDVVASRQYRYLWETGEVTIFRPESYHANGNTFDYQGRQITCEHFLRRVIRWEHDGSAHVVADKFEGHSLNSPNDVIAHPDGSIWFTDPGYGDNVAEGHADMPGGEANPDGHIRWKIGEELIGTLGGSRRQADHTFRVDATGHLDVVLTQAQLPNPNGLCFSPDFSRLYVISSGKQPGGHGHDGDQAVHVFDLHKEELPLSNPRLFTNMRFEGVQMGPDGMKADVHGNIWCGVSGPVGLCGVFVFNPEGHLIGRIRLPQSVSNLTFGGPKRDWLFMCAGDSLYRLQVNTQGAAPA; encoded by the coding sequence ATGGCACCCCCACGTAGCAGGCTGGCAAGACGCGCAATGCTGAAAGGCATAACCGCGCTTTCTGCAACCGTGGCGGCCCCGGTGCTGGCCCGTGGGGCGGATGAGGTTCTGCCCGATACCGTGCGCCCGCCCGATGTTACCACCAATCCGCCGCGCCAATGGGGGGTAAACGCTCCGCCCGTTTATACGCCAGACCCGGACGTGCTGGTGATTGATCGCTCCTTCCGGGATCTGCTGTACGGCAACGCCGCGCTGCACCGTGTGTGGGATAAAGGCACATGGCTGGAAGGGCCTGCGTGGTCATCCCAAGGGCGGTATCTGTTGTTTAGTGATGTGGTGGCCAGCCGGCAGTATCGCTATTTGTGGGAAACGGGGGAGGTAACGATTTTTCGCCCGGAATCCTACCACGCCAATGGCAACACGTTTGATTATCAGGGCCGCCAGATTACGTGCGAGCACTTTTTGCGCCGCGTGATCAGGTGGGAGCACGATGGCTCCGCCCATGTGGTGGCCGACAAGTTTGAGGGCCATTCCCTCAACTCCCCCAATGATGTGATAGCCCACCCGGATGGCAGCATCTGGTTTACCGATCCGGGATATGGAGACAACGTGGCCGAAGGCCATGCCGACATGCCGGGCGGTGAGGCCAACCCGGATGGGCATATCCGCTGGAAAATAGGGGAAGAACTTATTGGCACGCTGGGTGGTTCGCGCCGGCAGGCAGACCATACCTTCCGTGTAGATGCCACGGGCCATCTGGATGTGGTGCTCACGCAGGCGCAGTTGCCCAACCCCAACGGGCTGTGCTTCTCGCCCGATTTTTCGCGGCTTTATGTTATTTCATCCGGCAAGCAGCCGGGCGGGCATGGGCATGATGGAGATCAGGCCGTGCATGTGTTTGATCTGCACAAGGAGGAACTGCCGCTTTCCAACCCGCGTCTGTTCACCAACATGCGGTTTGAAGGTGTGCAGATGGGGCCAGATGGCATGAAGGCCGATGTGCATGGCAACATCTGGTGCGGTGTAAGCGGGCCGGTGGGGCTGTGCGGGGTGTTTGTGTTTAACCCCGAAGGGCACCTTATTGGCCGCATTCGTCTGCCGCAGAGTGTTTCCAACCTGACATTTGGCGGCCCCAAGCGCGATTGGCTGTTTATGTGCGCGGGGGATTCCCTCTACCGTTTGCAGGTGAACACCCAAGGCGCCGCCCCAGCCTGA
- a CDS encoding MFS transporter, protein MLLHPPARSAISAAPTLSLTVVGLMFGLVMGLGAPLFTLEMVDLGFGTGMIAANTMMHAVGSLAIAPFIPRISMALGPKRAVTLALLTGAATLALFPLLPFIWVWFGLRTVLGAACEIILVLSESWLNQITPDHARGRVMGLYSTLLSIGIAAGPALLTVTGRTSALPFACASIGLLVATGLVAAPWLPHPQLTPPQRPSLLRYLPLAPIAIAATLLIAMLDSAATSFLALYAMHSGWSEHGATLLLSIMLLGATAFQIPIGWIGDRTSRRWLLVSLAGVAAAGALLWPVAIHHPGIAHAVLFAWDGVFASIYTVAMSVVGDRYKGGDLIAIYTLSSLAWGAGAFAGPALAASSMAAAPDGLAWFAAITCALFGLLPLLLKKSA, encoded by the coding sequence ATGCTGCTTCACCCTCCTGCGCGTTCTGCCATAAGCGCCGCCCCCACCCTTTCCCTTACTGTTGTAGGGCTTATGTTCGGGCTGGTTATGGGGTTGGGTGCGCCCCTGTTTACGCTGGAAATGGTGGATCTGGGCTTTGGCACCGGCATGATTGCCGCCAACACCATGATGCACGCTGTGGGCTCTCTGGCCATTGCGCCGTTTATCCCGCGCATCAGCATGGCCTTGGGGCCCAAGCGGGCCGTTACACTGGCTTTGCTTACGGGCGCTGCCACGCTGGCCCTTTTTCCGCTGCTGCCGTTTATCTGGGTGTGGTTTGGCCTGCGCACCGTGCTGGGGGCTGCGTGCGAGATTATTCTGGTGCTTTCTGAAAGCTGGCTGAACCAGATTACGCCAGACCACGCCAGAGGCCGCGTGATGGGGCTTTACAGCACGCTGCTTTCCATTGGCATTGCCGCAGGCCCCGCCTTGCTAACTGTAACGGGCCGCACCAGCGCCCTGCCCTTTGCCTGTGCCAGTATTGGCCTGCTGGTTGCCACCGGGCTTGTGGCAGCGCCGTGGTTGCCGCACCCGCAGCTTACACCTCCACAACGCCCCAGCCTGCTGCGCTATCTGCCTTTGGCCCCCATAGCCATTGCCGCAACATTGCTGATTGCCATGCTGGATTCGGCCGCCACCTCTTTTCTGGCGCTGTACGCCATGCACTCCGGGTGGTCAGAACATGGCGCCACACTGTTACTGAGCATCATGCTGCTGGGTGCTACTGCGTTCCAGATTCCCATTGGCTGGATAGGAGACCGCACAAGCCGCCGCTGGCTTCTGGTTTCATTAGCCGGGGTGGCTGCGGCGGGCGCGTTGCTGTGGCCGGTGGCTATCCATCACCCCGGCATAGCCCATGCGGTGCTGTTTGCGTGGGATGGCGTGTTTGCCAGTATTTACACAGTGGCCATGTCTGTTGTGGGAGACCGCTATAAAGGCGGAGACCTGATAGCCATTTACACCCTCAGCTCCCTTGCATGGGGTGCGGGCGCGTTTGCAGGGCCTGCGCTGGCTGCCAGTTCCATGGCCGCTGCGCCAGATGGTCTGGCATGGTTTGCCGCCATCACCTGTGCGTTGTTTGGCCTGCTGCCCCTGCTCCTGAAGAAAAGCGCTTAA